From one Eleginops maclovinus isolate JMC-PN-2008 ecotype Puerto Natales chromosome 7, JC_Emac_rtc_rv5, whole genome shotgun sequence genomic stretch:
- the sona gene encoding serine/arginine repetitive matrix protein 2 isoform X2 produces MECAVDIPSGEDEAPEKDGINAKEGNDPPHKKNKKHRKHKSKKKKKKRKGEKESSSESGAESDVEPPLLQKPIRTTRASARLAAATGLGDQDGLKEEGKKDVIAARADMEGDAKSKKHKRHAAKKKKKKRKKDEKHEKKSQSRSPSESSSASGSESEGEVEKGAGEVKYSPVTASDLQEPVSKLVSKSKRGEKPELIGVKKEETSGMDVSPSAGKESSTNLSEISEGATSRDDPSLKEQSNSVQKTRDRDGISSRSPSPSRGLDIKRLGSSRSRSPTPTPIREQSDGQTTAAAAATAMKERSRTHSRSNSKEKQSITPLKTRQLSQSQSPKSKRKSISPKRAARQSRSTSRSLTPKKKVSKSPRQSKSPKRRRSSLSVSPKRRRSSHSPKRRVSRSPKRGGRRSPSLSRSPRRSRRSESRSRGGRHSRARSPRRSGAVGRRSKSRSATRTRGSASRSRRPVRRSRTRSPGRRAGGRRSRSRSLSRRRRSPPPRSRRSRSRSTRRSKRTRSRSVVVLKRSRHSRSKSPRKRTKSRTPPSRKRSRSPARRNRSPPRSGKRSKSRSLSQRHHSKSNSPVPFKKGSKSPKKGGRKSKSASAELSRSRSRSKSSNGHSDNSLARSASSSPVKEIRPSSPEAEQTESEGYPATTGAWKPMPAAPSVAPSVAPSVAPSVAPSVTPSVAPSAAPSAAPSVAPSVAPSVTPSVAPSAAPSVAPSVAPSAAPSVAPSAAPSVAPSAAPSAAPSIPRAESPANALQELLQMLSPNHDKEQIEDASSSNERDVSRSGSREPATVPDRSDLSAGSDEEVVSSSPVKQKSRSPTNRRKLRPTSSPRRSTSKSKSRRRQSRSKSPVRKRDSVSPSERKKRRSKSRSPTRRRRSRSTGRRKRSHSKTRTRVRRSKSRSPTRKRRSRSPNARGRRRSKSAERSKRSKSRSTGRRKRSVDRSRRSRSRSSDRRRRSRSRGRGRRPVFRSRSFDRRDRWKREPSHSPVLILRKQRRSGSRTRRSTSKTPPRLTELDKDQLLEIAKANAAAMCAKAGVPIPESLRPKAILQLPLPTPSPTPLSLPLPLPLPMGMGMPNMSNMGQMGLPNIPGMPNMSNITMSAAMASMTAATMTAALTNMGALAAMPPLAPLPTITNKPPPCLAPPQPTLNLDHIEEAKRKVTQQANIHTIKELTEKCKMIANSKEEMAIARPHVSDDES; encoded by the exons ATGGAATGTGCAGTGGACATCCCCTCAG GCGAAGATGAGGCCCCTGAGAAAGACGGCATAAATGCCAAGGAAGGGAATGATCCACcacacaagaaaaacaagaagcacagaaaacacaagagcaagaagaagaagaagaagagaaagggggaaaaagagagCAGTTCAGAATCTGGTGCTGAGTCGGATGTAGAGCCACCACTACTACAGAAGCCCATCAGGACCACCAGAGCCAG tgcCAGGCTAGCAGCAGCCACAGGACTTGGAGACCAAGATGGGTTGAAGGAGGAGGGCAAAAAGGATGTAATTGCAG CACGTGCAGACATGGAGGGAGATGCAAaatccaaaaaacacaaaagacatgctgcgaaaaagaagaaaaagaagagaaagaaggacGAAAAGCACGAGAAAAAATCCCAATCTCGATCCCCATCTGAAAGCAGCTCAGCTTCAGGCTCTGAGTCTGAAGGTGAAGTAGAGAAAGGTGCTGGTGAGGTTAAATACTCTCCAGTTACAGCCTCTGACCTGCAAGAACCAGTGTCCAAACTGGTTTCAAAAAGCAAACGAGGGGAGAAACCTGAATTAATTGGAGTCAAGAAAGAGGAGACATCAGGGATGGATGTGTCCCCATCTGCGGGGAAGGAGTCTAGCACCAATCTATCAGAAATTAGT GAAGGAGCCACCTCAAGAGATGACCCAAGCCTGAAAGAGCAGTCCAATTCCGTTCAGAAGACAAGGGACAGGGATGGCATTTCCTCTAGGTCTCCTTCTCCTTCCAGGGGCCTAGATATTAAGAGGTTGGGGTCGAGTCGTAGTCGTTCACCAACACCTACTCCTATTAGGGAGCAGTCTGATGGgcaaacaacagcagcagcagcagcgactGCAATGAAAGAACGATCAAGAACTCATTCCAGGTCAAACTCAAAGGAAAAACAGTCCATAACTCCTCTAAAGACTCGGCAGCTTTCCCAATCCCAGTCCCCTAAATCTAAGAGGAAGTCAATCTCTCCCAAGAGAGCAGCCCGCCAGTCCCGGTCTACCTCTCGCTCCCTCACCCCGAAGAAGAAGGTGTCAAAATCTCCAAGGCAGTCCAAGTCCCCTAAACGCCGGAGGAGTTCATTGTCTGTTTCTCCTAAGCGACGTAGAAGTTCTCACTCACCCAAAAGAAGGGTGTCCCGATCCCCTAAACGTGGTGGCCGCAGGTCCCCCTCTCTATCCCGGTCTCCAAGGAGAAGTCGGAGGTCCGAGTCACGTTCCCGTGGAGGAAGGCATTCTAGGGCCCGCTCACCTCGCCGAAGTGGTGCAGTTGGCAGGCGTTCAAAGTCACGTTCCGCCACAAGAACTCGTGGCTCCGCCTCTAGATCAAGGCGCCCTGTTCGTCGCTCCAGAACACGGTCACCGGGAAGACGTGCAGGAGGGAGGCGCTCCAGAAGTCGATCCTTGTCTCGGCGTAGGAGGTCTCCGCCCCCTAGATCCCGCCGATCACGCTCCCGTTCGACTCGCAGGAGCAAGCGCACTCGATCAAGATCTGTTGTAGTCCTTAAGCGCAGTCGTCATTCAAGATCCAAGAGTCCCCGCAAACGGACCAAATCCCGAACACCTCCCTCCCGGAAGCGCTCGCGTTCCCCTGCCAGGAGAAATCGTTCACCACCAAGGTCTGGCAAGCGCTCCAAATCTCGCTCGTTGTCTCAAAGGCATCACTCAAAGTCAAACTCACCAGTACCTTTCAAGAAGGGGTCCAAATCTCCTAAGAAGGGTGGAAGAAAGTCTAAATCCGCCTCGGCAGAATTGAGCAGATCTAGGTCCAGGTCTAAGTCAAGTAATGGGCACTCTGACAACTCACTAGCCAGATCTGCGTCTTCCTCTCCTGTCAAAGAGATAAGGCCTTCCTCTCCTGAGGCAGAGCAGACCGAAAGTGAAGGATATCCTGCCACAACAG GTGCTTGGAAACCCATGCCAGCAGCTCCCTCAGTGGCTCCCTCAGTGGCTCCCTCAGTGGCTCCCTCAGTGGCTCCCTCAGTGACTCCCTCAGTGGCTCCCTCAGCGGCTCCCTCAGCGGCTCCCTCAGTGGCTCCCTCAGTGGCTCCCTCAGTGACTCCCTCAGTGGCTCCCTCAGCGGCTCCCTCAGTGGCTCCCTCAGTGGCTCCCTCAGCGGCTCCCTCAGTGGCTCCCTCTGCGGCTCCCTCAGTGgctccctctgcagctccctcagCGGCTCCCTCTATCCCCCGCGCTGAGAGCCCCGCAAATGCGTTGCAGGAGCTTCTTCAGATGCTTTCTCCGAACCACGACAAGGAACAGATAGAAGATGCCAGCTCATCCAATGAACGGGATGTTTCCAGGTCGGGATCTCGAGAACCCGCCACGGTCCCGGACAGGTCAGATCTTTCAGCAGGCTCAGATGAAGAAGTGGTTTCTTCCTCCCCAGTTAAGCAAAAGTCACGCTCGCCTACGAATCGCAGAAAGCTTCGCCCAACTTCTTCACCTCGACGATCAACATCCAAGTCTAAATCCCGAAGGAGGCAGTCTAG GTCCAAATCTCCTGTAAGGAAAAGAGATTCTGTGTCTCCATCAGAAAGGAAGAAACGACGTTCCAAGTCTCGGAGTCCCACCCGGCGGAGAAGGTCACGCTCTACTGGGCGGCGCAAGCGATCACACTCCAAGACACGGACCAGAGTTCGCCGATCCAAGTCTCGCTCTCCAACCAGGAAGAGGCGCTCCCGCTCCCCCAATGCCCGTGGGAGACGGAGGTCCAAGTCCGCAGAGAGAAGCAAGCGATCCAAGAGCCGCTCCACAGGCCGGAGGAAAAGGTCGGTGGACAGAAGCAGGCGATCAAGGTCCCGTTCTTCTGATCGCAGACGCAGGTCTAGGTCAAGGGGCCGAGGGAGGCGCCCGGTGTTTCGAAGTCGTTCATTTGATAGGCGAGACAGGTGGAAGAGGGAACCCAGCCACTCTCCAGTTCTCATTCTCCGCAAGCAGCGCCGCTCAGGGTCCCGTACACGACGCAGCACCAGCAAGACTCCTCCACGCCTCACTGAACTGG ATAAGGATCAATTACTGGAGATAGCCAAAGCTAATGCTGCTGCCATGTGTGCTAAAGCGGGGGTGCCCATTCCTGAGAGTCTTCGGCCGAAAGCCATCCTCCAGCTTCCTCTACCCACTCCATCTCCCACCCCCCTCTCCTTACCTCTACCCTTACCTCTCCCTATGGGTATGGGGATGCCGAATATGTCCAACATGGGTCAGATGGGGTTACCCAATATTCCAGGAATGCCCAACATGTCAAACATCACCATGTCTGCCGCCATGGCAAGTATGACAGCAGCTACTATGACAGCTGCCTTGACCAACATGGGTGCTCTGGCAGCCATGCCTCCCCTTGCCCCGCTCCCTACCATCACTAACAAGCCTCCCCCGTGTCTTGCCCCCCCACAACCAACCCTTAACCTGGACCACATCGAGGAAGCAAAGAGGAAGGTCACTCAGCAAGCTAACATTCACACCATAAAGGAGCTTACTGAG aaGTGTAAGATGATTGCAAATAGCAAGGAGGAGATGGCCATTGCTAGACCCCATGTCTCTGATGACGAAAGCTAA
- the sona gene encoding serine/arginine repetitive matrix protein 5 isoform X1: MECAVDIPSGEDEAPEKDGINAKEGNDPPHKKNKKHRKHKSKKKKKKRKGEKESSSESGAESDVEPPLLQKPIRTTRASARLAAATGLGDQDGLKEEGKKDVIAARADMEGDAKSKKHKRHAAKKKKKKRKKDEKHEKKSQSRSPSESSSASGSESEGEVEKGAGEVKYSPVTASDLQEPVSKLVSKSKRGEKPELIGVKKEETSGMDVSPSAGKESSTNLSEISVRSPSACHDDITQTATVQVKIEGSHTDGTFSHAHELPDIIPKQEGATSRDDPSLKEQSNSVQKTRDRDGISSRSPSPSRGLDIKRLGSSRSRSPTPTPIREQSDGQTTAAAAATAMKERSRTHSRSNSKEKQSITPLKTRQLSQSQSPKSKRKSISPKRAARQSRSTSRSLTPKKKVSKSPRQSKSPKRRRSSLSVSPKRRRSSHSPKRRVSRSPKRGGRRSPSLSRSPRRSRRSESRSRGGRHSRARSPRRSGAVGRRSKSRSATRTRGSASRSRRPVRRSRTRSPGRRAGGRRSRSRSLSRRRRSPPPRSRRSRSRSTRRSKRTRSRSVVVLKRSRHSRSKSPRKRTKSRTPPSRKRSRSPARRNRSPPRSGKRSKSRSLSQRHHSKSNSPVPFKKGSKSPKKGGRKSKSASAELSRSRSRSKSSNGHSDNSLARSASSSPVKEIRPSSPEAEQTESEGYPATTGAWKPMPAAPSVAPSVAPSVAPSVAPSVTPSVAPSAAPSAAPSVAPSVAPSVTPSVAPSAAPSVAPSVAPSAAPSVAPSAAPSVAPSAAPSAAPSIPRAESPANALQELLQMLSPNHDKEQIEDASSSNERDVSRSGSREPATVPDRSDLSAGSDEEVVSSSPVKQKSRSPTNRRKLRPTSSPRRSTSKSKSRRRQSRSKSPVRKRDSVSPSERKKRRSKSRSPTRRRRSRSTGRRKRSHSKTRTRVRRSKSRSPTRKRRSRSPNARGRRRSKSAERSKRSKSRSTGRRKRSVDRSRRSRSRSSDRRRRSRSRGRGRRPVFRSRSFDRRDRWKREPSHSPVLILRKQRRSGSRTRRSTSKTPPRLTELDKDQLLEIAKANAAAMCAKAGVPIPESLRPKAILQLPLPTPSPTPLSLPLPLPLPMGMGMPNMSNMGQMGLPNIPGMPNMSNITMSAAMASMTAATMTAALTNMGALAAMPPLAPLPTITNKPPPCLAPPQPTLNLDHIEEAKRKVTQQANIHTIKELTEKCKMIANSKEEMAIARPHVSDDES, translated from the exons ATGGAATGTGCAGTGGACATCCCCTCAG GCGAAGATGAGGCCCCTGAGAAAGACGGCATAAATGCCAAGGAAGGGAATGATCCACcacacaagaaaaacaagaagcacagaaaacacaagagcaagaagaagaagaagaagagaaagggggaaaaagagagCAGTTCAGAATCTGGTGCTGAGTCGGATGTAGAGCCACCACTACTACAGAAGCCCATCAGGACCACCAGAGCCAG tgcCAGGCTAGCAGCAGCCACAGGACTTGGAGACCAAGATGGGTTGAAGGAGGAGGGCAAAAAGGATGTAATTGCAG CACGTGCAGACATGGAGGGAGATGCAAaatccaaaaaacacaaaagacatgctgcgaaaaagaagaaaaagaagagaaagaaggacGAAAAGCACGAGAAAAAATCCCAATCTCGATCCCCATCTGAAAGCAGCTCAGCTTCAGGCTCTGAGTCTGAAGGTGAAGTAGAGAAAGGTGCTGGTGAGGTTAAATACTCTCCAGTTACAGCCTCTGACCTGCAAGAACCAGTGTCCAAACTGGTTTCAAAAAGCAAACGAGGGGAGAAACCTGAATTAATTGGAGTCAAGAAAGAGGAGACATCAGGGATGGATGTGTCCCCATCTGCGGGGAAGGAGTCTAGCACCAATCTATCAGAAATTAGTGTAAGGTCACCCTCTGCATGCCATGATGATATAACCCAGACAGCGACTGTTCAAGTTAAGATCGAAGGTAGTCATACTGATGGTACATTCAGTCATGCCCATGAACTTCCTGACATTATCCCTAAACAGGAAGGAGCCACCTCAAGAGATGACCCAAGCCTGAAAGAGCAGTCCAATTCCGTTCAGAAGACAAGGGACAGGGATGGCATTTCCTCTAGGTCTCCTTCTCCTTCCAGGGGCCTAGATATTAAGAGGTTGGGGTCGAGTCGTAGTCGTTCACCAACACCTACTCCTATTAGGGAGCAGTCTGATGGgcaaacaacagcagcagcagcagcgactGCAATGAAAGAACGATCAAGAACTCATTCCAGGTCAAACTCAAAGGAAAAACAGTCCATAACTCCTCTAAAGACTCGGCAGCTTTCCCAATCCCAGTCCCCTAAATCTAAGAGGAAGTCAATCTCTCCCAAGAGAGCAGCCCGCCAGTCCCGGTCTACCTCTCGCTCCCTCACCCCGAAGAAGAAGGTGTCAAAATCTCCAAGGCAGTCCAAGTCCCCTAAACGCCGGAGGAGTTCATTGTCTGTTTCTCCTAAGCGACGTAGAAGTTCTCACTCACCCAAAAGAAGGGTGTCCCGATCCCCTAAACGTGGTGGCCGCAGGTCCCCCTCTCTATCCCGGTCTCCAAGGAGAAGTCGGAGGTCCGAGTCACGTTCCCGTGGAGGAAGGCATTCTAGGGCCCGCTCACCTCGCCGAAGTGGTGCAGTTGGCAGGCGTTCAAAGTCACGTTCCGCCACAAGAACTCGTGGCTCCGCCTCTAGATCAAGGCGCCCTGTTCGTCGCTCCAGAACACGGTCACCGGGAAGACGTGCAGGAGGGAGGCGCTCCAGAAGTCGATCCTTGTCTCGGCGTAGGAGGTCTCCGCCCCCTAGATCCCGCCGATCACGCTCCCGTTCGACTCGCAGGAGCAAGCGCACTCGATCAAGATCTGTTGTAGTCCTTAAGCGCAGTCGTCATTCAAGATCCAAGAGTCCCCGCAAACGGACCAAATCCCGAACACCTCCCTCCCGGAAGCGCTCGCGTTCCCCTGCCAGGAGAAATCGTTCACCACCAAGGTCTGGCAAGCGCTCCAAATCTCGCTCGTTGTCTCAAAGGCATCACTCAAAGTCAAACTCACCAGTACCTTTCAAGAAGGGGTCCAAATCTCCTAAGAAGGGTGGAAGAAAGTCTAAATCCGCCTCGGCAGAATTGAGCAGATCTAGGTCCAGGTCTAAGTCAAGTAATGGGCACTCTGACAACTCACTAGCCAGATCTGCGTCTTCCTCTCCTGTCAAAGAGATAAGGCCTTCCTCTCCTGAGGCAGAGCAGACCGAAAGTGAAGGATATCCTGCCACAACAG GTGCTTGGAAACCCATGCCAGCAGCTCCCTCAGTGGCTCCCTCAGTGGCTCCCTCAGTGGCTCCCTCAGTGGCTCCCTCAGTGACTCCCTCAGTGGCTCCCTCAGCGGCTCCCTCAGCGGCTCCCTCAGTGGCTCCCTCAGTGGCTCCCTCAGTGACTCCCTCAGTGGCTCCCTCAGCGGCTCCCTCAGTGGCTCCCTCAGTGGCTCCCTCAGCGGCTCCCTCAGTGGCTCCCTCTGCGGCTCCCTCAGTGgctccctctgcagctccctcagCGGCTCCCTCTATCCCCCGCGCTGAGAGCCCCGCAAATGCGTTGCAGGAGCTTCTTCAGATGCTTTCTCCGAACCACGACAAGGAACAGATAGAAGATGCCAGCTCATCCAATGAACGGGATGTTTCCAGGTCGGGATCTCGAGAACCCGCCACGGTCCCGGACAGGTCAGATCTTTCAGCAGGCTCAGATGAAGAAGTGGTTTCTTCCTCCCCAGTTAAGCAAAAGTCACGCTCGCCTACGAATCGCAGAAAGCTTCGCCCAACTTCTTCACCTCGACGATCAACATCCAAGTCTAAATCCCGAAGGAGGCAGTCTAG GTCCAAATCTCCTGTAAGGAAAAGAGATTCTGTGTCTCCATCAGAAAGGAAGAAACGACGTTCCAAGTCTCGGAGTCCCACCCGGCGGAGAAGGTCACGCTCTACTGGGCGGCGCAAGCGATCACACTCCAAGACACGGACCAGAGTTCGCCGATCCAAGTCTCGCTCTCCAACCAGGAAGAGGCGCTCCCGCTCCCCCAATGCCCGTGGGAGACGGAGGTCCAAGTCCGCAGAGAGAAGCAAGCGATCCAAGAGCCGCTCCACAGGCCGGAGGAAAAGGTCGGTGGACAGAAGCAGGCGATCAAGGTCCCGTTCTTCTGATCGCAGACGCAGGTCTAGGTCAAGGGGCCGAGGGAGGCGCCCGGTGTTTCGAAGTCGTTCATTTGATAGGCGAGACAGGTGGAAGAGGGAACCCAGCCACTCTCCAGTTCTCATTCTCCGCAAGCAGCGCCGCTCAGGGTCCCGTACACGACGCAGCACCAGCAAGACTCCTCCACGCCTCACTGAACTGG ATAAGGATCAATTACTGGAGATAGCCAAAGCTAATGCTGCTGCCATGTGTGCTAAAGCGGGGGTGCCCATTCCTGAGAGTCTTCGGCCGAAAGCCATCCTCCAGCTTCCTCTACCCACTCCATCTCCCACCCCCCTCTCCTTACCTCTACCCTTACCTCTCCCTATGGGTATGGGGATGCCGAATATGTCCAACATGGGTCAGATGGGGTTACCCAATATTCCAGGAATGCCCAACATGTCAAACATCACCATGTCTGCCGCCATGGCAAGTATGACAGCAGCTACTATGACAGCTGCCTTGACCAACATGGGTGCTCTGGCAGCCATGCCTCCCCTTGCCCCGCTCCCTACCATCACTAACAAGCCTCCCCCGTGTCTTGCCCCCCCACAACCAACCCTTAACCTGGACCACATCGAGGAAGCAAAGAGGAAGGTCACTCAGCAAGCTAACATTCACACCATAAAGGAGCTTACTGAG aaGTGTAAGATGATTGCAAATAGCAAGGAGGAGATGGCCATTGCTAGACCCCATGTCTCTGATGACGAAAGCTAA